TCTGGGTTAGTTGTTCTCTTTTCCCAGCATCATCAGGTCATTAACCAATATCTGTGTGTAGAACTTCCGGTTGCCTTCTTTGTCATCGTAGGTGTTGGTTTCCAGACGGCCTTCCACTGCGATCTGTTTTCCTTTTTT
The sequence above is drawn from the Bacteroidales bacterium genome and encodes:
- a CDS encoding single-stranded DNA-binding protein codes for the protein KKGKQIAVEGRLETNTYDDKEGNRKFYTQILVNDLMMLGKENN